Proteins from a single region of Electrophorus electricus isolate fEleEle1 chromosome 5, fEleEle1.pri, whole genome shotgun sequence:
- the fabp10a gene encoding fatty acid-binding protein 10-A, liver basic, giving the protein MAFSGTWQVYEQENYEEFLKAISLSEDIIKIAKDIKPVMEIQQTGNDFVITSKTPGKSVTNSFTIGKEAEITTMDGRKLKCTVKMEAGKLVCQTEKFSHVQEIKGGEMIETLTVGGTTMIRKSKKL; this is encoded by the exons ATGGCCTTCAGTGGAACATGGCAGGTTTATGAGCAGGAGAATTATGAGGAATTCCTCAAAGCCATCT CACTATCAGAGGACATCATTAAGATAGCCAAAGACATCAAACCAGTGATGGAGATCCAGCAGACCGGCAATGACTTTGTCATCACTTCCAAGACTCCTGGAAAATCAGTCACTAACTCTTTCACCATTGGCAAGGAGGCTGAAATCACCACCATGGATGGCAGAAAACTCAAG TGCACTGTGAAGATGGAGGCAGGAAAACTTGTGTGTCAGACTGAAAAGTTCTCACACGTGCAGGAGATCAAGGGAGGAGAGATGATTGAG ACTCTTACTGTAGGAGGGACTACCATGATCAGGAAGAGTAAAAAGTTGTGA
- the srsf10a gene encoding serine/arginine-rich splicing factor 10 produces the protein MARYLRPPNTSLFIRNISDESRPEDLRREFGRYGPIVDVYIPVDFYSRRPRGFAYIQFEDVRDAEDALHNLDRKWVCGRQIEIQFAQGDRKTPSQMRCKERRSPRSFSRYDECERDGHYRRSRSRSYDRHRSRSTSYERRPRRSDSPRDSRSYGRHRRSRSRENDRFRYPREHGRAQRAGASRSRSSSPSPDSRFKVKGRRSRSQSRSPHPPAEDLTPCTSAREEEAHARSPSRSGSHSLSRSRSRSRSWAGRKSGGH, from the exons atGGCACGGTATCTGAGGCCTCCAAACACCTCTCTCTTTATCAGGAACATATCTGATGAAAGCAG GCCAGAGGATTTGCGTCGTGAGTTTGGTCGTTATGGGCCTATTGTAGATGTCTACATTCCAGTTGACTTCTATTCTCGTCGACCAAGAGGATTTGCATACATTCA GTTCGAGGATGTCCGCGACGCTGAGGACGCCCTTCACAACCTGGACCGCAAATGGGTGTGTGGGCGGCAGATTGAGATCCAGTTCGCACAAGGAGATAGGAAGA CCCCCAGTCAGATGAGGTGCAAAGAGAGGCGCTCGCCCCGCAGCTTCTCCAGATATGACGAGTGTGAGCGTGACGGGCACTACCGGCGTTCGCGGAGCCGCAGCTACGACAGGCACCGCTCCCGCAGCACGTCCTACGAGCGCAGGCCTCGGCGCTCTGACAGCcccagaga CTCCCGCTCTTATGGAAGACACAGGCGAAGCAGGAGCCGTGAGAATGACAG GTTCAGGTACCCACGCGAGCACGGCCGGGCGCAGCGAGCCGGAGCTTCCCGAAGCCGttcttcctccccctcccccgacTCCAGGTTCAAGGTCAAAGGCAGGCGCTCGCGCTCACAGTCGCGTTCGCCCCACCCCCCTGCAGAGGACCTGACCCCCTGCACCAGTGCACGTGAAGAGGAGGCACACGCCAGGTCGCCCTCTCGCTCGGGTTCACACTCGCTGTCCCGCTCCCGCTCCCGCTCCAGGTCCTGGGCCGGCCGCAAATCGGGCGGCCACTAG